One stretch of Thermococcus sp. DNA includes these proteins:
- a CDS encoding M20 family metallopeptidase — MGFELLKRLVSIRSPFGEEREISRFIASFLEERGFDVELLPVEGFGDDVIAHLPGRKTTVVLNGHMDTVNLSPGWTRNPWGELDGDRFYGLGSADMKAGLAALMSAFVEMGELPKRERPEIIFTAVSDEEGYSRGTWELIKSGRLDRADVVLVAEPTNERLMLGARGRFVIRVEAVGKKAHAARPYLGINAIEELGRFLGNLDKIRFRRHRKLGVGSYCTLHIEGSADGLSVPDRAVAILDRHVTIGEDWEKVEGELLGLAGRLKLRAELRIEKFNRPTPDMLPYVVRENSRFVGVFKRVHAALFGREPEVTYGKSVGDFNYFGTYLGKPTLVYGPMGGNWHASDEWVSVESMRRVKRAYVEFLKSLA, encoded by the coding sequence ATGGGGTTCGAGCTCCTAAAGAGGCTCGTTTCCATCAGGTCCCCCTTCGGTGAGGAGAGGGAGATATCGCGCTTTATAGCGTCTTTCCTTGAGGAGCGGGGCTTTGACGTGGAACTGCTTCCTGTTGAGGGATTCGGAGATGATGTGATAGCGCATCTCCCCGGACGGAAGACGACTGTTGTTCTGAACGGTCACATGGACACCGTGAACCTATCCCCCGGATGGACACGCAATCCGTGGGGTGAGCTCGATGGCGACAGGTTCTACGGCCTCGGCAGTGCGGACATGAAGGCCGGCCTCGCCGCTCTGATGAGCGCTTTCGTTGAGATGGGGGAGCTCCCCAAACGCGAGAGGCCGGAGATAATATTCACCGCGGTCAGTGACGAGGAGGGTTATTCCCGCGGAACTTGGGAGCTCATAAAGAGCGGAAGGCTCGACAGGGCGGACGTGGTTCTCGTTGCCGAACCGACCAATGAGAGGCTTATGCTGGGCGCGAGGGGGAGGTTCGTGATCCGGGTGGAGGCCGTGGGAAAGAAGGCCCACGCCGCCAGACCGTACCTCGGAATCAACGCCATCGAGGAGCTGGGGAGGTTTCTGGGGAATCTTGACAAGATTCGCTTTAGGCGCCATAGAAAGCTGGGTGTGGGCTCGTACTGCACGCTCCATATCGAGGGCTCCGCCGACGGTCTCAGCGTTCCGGACCGGGCGGTGGCGATACTCGACAGGCACGTAACAATCGGCGAGGACTGGGAGAAGGTTGAGGGTGAGCTGCTGGGACTCGCTGGAAGGCTTAAGCTTAGAGCAGAGCTGAGGATCGAGAAGTTCAACCGTCCAACCCCGGACATGCTCCCCTACGTTGTCAGGGAAAACAGCAGGTTCGTCGGAGTGTTCAAAAGGGTTCACGCTGCGCTCTTTGGGAGGGAGCCGGAGGTGACCTACGGGAAGAGCGTGGGTGATTTCAACTACTTCGGCACCTATCTGGGTAAGCCGACGCTTGTCTACGGCCCGATGGGCGGGAACTGGCACGCGAGCGACGAATGGGTCAGCGTCGAATCGATGAGAAGGGTGAAGCGGGCCTACGTTGAGTTCCTCAAGAGCCTGGCGTAG
- a CDS encoding S16 family serine protease, whose translation MKRALVPLLILMLLLPFASSAAAECPSEGHTVVLKAPAVSRTADGQLIGVATDFVITVAPGTGHVYVETWPLAEVDMQASARLAAQIAGKVLGVDMSKYDVFIQIKADSPIIGGPSAGGTMTVGIIAALEGWKVNPKVMMTGMINPDGTIGPVGGILEKASAAHDVGAQLFLIPQGQRIQYVQETQKKEIGGIVEINTQTKKVDVVEYAKERWGLTVIEIKDIYDAVYYFTGHKIPRPEAPAYIKIDTAFLKEDALRDYDNTTAYYRSTLEKLKKSDVNYATYTTLMEALNEAGIILNQSKKSLDDGRYYTTMSKDFQARIIIRHVDWYLSVKSGDDVQRILKTTGSQINASESRVSNITIRGTTMLQAVAAAEERVEQAKSLLDEAWKYYYNGDYWDAVGDAAYAYERAKTAIFWANLGERFASGDVISRDVVKTTARDYIDESNLIVTYIESMYGTVGGDLSQSIQQAEQYYEDGKYSAALFTAMEARVRAQVFLDTLGIDNQTVLKDKLAGMKESAKVAIAMAQNQGITPVLAIAYYEFAESYEQSAEENGSMEDLQTAMIFYQYARETANLFLSKPSQQTPVANTTATDVPQIIIPTPSATETTTPAPGDGTGGVPETAIILIALGAFLVGAAVGKKL comes from the coding sequence ATGAAAAGGGCACTAGTACCGCTGCTGATACTCATGCTCCTGCTGCCGTTCGCATCATCTGCCGCCGCCGAGTGTCCGAGCGAAGGCCACACCGTCGTCCTCAAGGCGCCCGCGGTTTCAAGGACCGCCGACGGGCAGCTCATAGGTGTCGCCACCGACTTTGTGATCACCGTCGCACCGGGAACTGGTCACGTTTACGTCGAGACCTGGCCGCTTGCCGAGGTGGACATGCAGGCGAGTGCCCGGCTGGCCGCCCAGATAGCGGGCAAGGTTCTCGGGGTGGATATGAGCAAGTACGACGTGTTCATCCAGATCAAGGCCGATTCTCCAATAATAGGGGGCCCATCCGCGGGAGGAACCATGACCGTTGGGATAATCGCGGCCCTTGAGGGGTGGAAGGTCAACCCCAAGGTTATGATGACCGGGATGATAAACCCGGACGGAACCATAGGGCCGGTGGGTGGAATACTCGAAAAGGCCTCCGCGGCCCACGACGTTGGGGCACAGCTCTTTCTGATCCCCCAGGGACAGCGCATCCAGTACGTCCAGGAGACCCAGAAAAAGGAGATCGGAGGCATAGTGGAGATAAACACCCAGACGAAGAAGGTTGACGTCGTTGAATACGCCAAGGAGCGCTGGGGACTGACGGTCATTGAAATCAAGGACATCTACGACGCCGTCTACTACTTCACGGGGCACAAGATACCCCGCCCGGAGGCCCCGGCGTACATCAAGATAGACACGGCGTTCCTCAAGGAGGATGCCCTCAGGGACTACGACAATACCACCGCCTACTACCGGTCAACGCTGGAGAAGCTCAAAAAGAGCGACGTGAACTACGCTACCTACACGACCCTGATGGAGGCACTGAACGAGGCAGGCATTATCCTCAACCAGTCCAAGAAGAGCCTGGATGACGGAAGGTACTACACGACAATGAGCAAGGACTTCCAGGCCAGGATAATCATAAGGCACGTGGACTGGTACCTGAGCGTTAAGTCAGGGGATGACGTTCAGAGGATTCTGAAAACGACTGGTTCGCAGATAAACGCCTCAGAGAGCAGGGTCTCGAACATTACCATCCGGGGCACTACAATGCTCCAGGCAGTCGCGGCGGCCGAGGAAAGGGTCGAACAGGCAAAGAGCCTTCTGGACGAGGCGTGGAAGTACTACTACAACGGCGACTACTGGGATGCCGTTGGGGACGCCGCCTACGCCTACGAGCGGGCTAAGACCGCTATTTTCTGGGCCAACCTCGGTGAGAGGTTTGCGAGCGGCGACGTGATAAGCAGGGACGTCGTCAAGACCACTGCAAGGGACTACATAGACGAGTCCAACCTCATAGTGACCTACATAGAGTCCATGTACGGCACCGTTGGGGGCGACCTAAGTCAGAGCATTCAGCAGGCAGAGCAGTACTACGAGGACGGCAAGTACTCTGCGGCGCTCTTCACCGCGATGGAGGCGCGTGTGAGGGCGCAGGTCTTTCTGGACACGCTGGGGATAGACAACCAAACGGTCCTCAAGGACAAACTGGCGGGAATGAAGGAGAGCGCCAAGGTGGCCATTGCGATGGCCCAGAACCAGGGCATAACGCCCGTGCTGGCCATAGCCTATTACGAGTTCGCGGAGAGCTACGAGCAGAGTGCCGAGGAGAACGGAAGCATGGAAGACCTCCAGACGGCCATGATATTCTACCAGTACGCCAGGGAGACCGCGAACCTCTTCCTCAGCAAGCCCAGCCAGCAAACGCCCGTCGCCAACACCACCGCCACGGACGTTCCCCAGATCATCATCCCAACACCATCAGCCACCGAGACCACGACCCCAGCCCCCGGGGATGGCACGGGAGGCGTTCCCGAGACGGCAATAATCCTGATAGCCCTCGGGGCTTTCCTCGTGGGTGCCGCAGTTGGTAAGAAGCTGTGA
- a CDS encoding universal stress protein: MAMDIFSRLIARKFRHIAGDRYDEITKRYREFLLLPEEFVLPEISSILIPVDRFAHEIPGELYDTLEAYSGAAVTVVYITDRMAFRMIEQTLGKSEAERLKMAETELGERVLSEIVGELRAIGLRARGRHLFGSKSDDVIKLAAEFDLLVISRGYGSEITKMSPMSPVVLKIVQHVDRPTIIY, translated from the coding sequence ATGGCAATGGACATCTTCAGCAGGCTCATCGCCAGAAAGTTCAGGCACATCGCGGGCGACAGGTACGATGAGATAACGAAGCGCTACCGTGAGTTCCTTCTCCTCCCCGAGGAGTTCGTTCTTCCAGAGATATCGTCCATTCTTATCCCGGTTGACAGGTTTGCCCATGAAATCCCCGGGGAGCTTTACGATACCCTTGAGGCGTACTCGGGAGCCGCGGTCACCGTCGTCTACATAACTGACAGAATGGCCTTCCGGATGATAGAGCAGACCCTCGGAAAGTCCGAGGCGGAGAGGCTCAAGATGGCTGAGACAGAGCTTGGTGAAAGGGTTCTATCCGAGATAGTTGGGGAGTTGAGGGCAATCGGGCTGAGGGCGAGGGGAAGGCACCTCTTTGGGAGCAAGAGCGACGACGTCATTAAGCTTGCGGCCGAGTTTGACCTTCTCGTCATATCCAGGGGCTACGGTTCCGAGATAACCAAGATGTCCCCCATGAGCCCCGTGGTTCTTAAGATAGTCCAGCACGTGGACAGGCCAACGATAATATATTAG
- a CDS encoding ArsB/NhaD family transporter, giving the protein MTPNEQVAVAVAVFIFIYALIISEKVHRTVAALFGASIVLFTGVVPWEKMPEYLDLGTLFLLIGMMMIVNTAKESGLFEFIAIKTAKFAKGSPMKVLILFSIVTALVSSVLDNVTTVLLLTPMLLYITRLMDVNPIPYLLAEIFASNIGGTATLIGDPPNIMIGSAAGLSFTEFLLNMGPIAAIDLLITLGIIYLVYRDAMRITPTKMERIQSTIQMLREDEAIRDRSLFRKSVIVILAVVLLFFVHDRLEIHPAVVALSGASVLLLWSRMEPTEVLEKIEWTAIFFFMGLFIIVGSLVETGVIDDVARWLLGYVNTTAEAIVMVTWFSAIASAIVDNIPLTAAMIPLIKSMSASMNVYPLWWALSLGACLGGNGTAIGASANIVVLGIAARERLNITFMDFLKIGLVIMLSTVGVGMVLIWVRYVGV; this is encoded by the coding sequence ATGACTCCGAACGAGCAAGTGGCAGTCGCCGTTGCAGTATTCATCTTTATATACGCTCTGATAATCAGTGAGAAGGTTCACAGGACGGTTGCCGCTCTGTTTGGGGCATCCATAGTGCTCTTTACGGGGGTTGTCCCCTGGGAAAAGATGCCCGAGTATCTCGACCTTGGCACGCTCTTCCTGCTCATAGGCATGATGATGATAGTCAACACGGCCAAGGAAAGCGGTCTCTTCGAGTTCATAGCGATAAAAACGGCGAAGTTTGCAAAAGGCAGTCCCATGAAGGTTCTCATCCTGTTTTCCATAGTGACCGCCCTCGTAAGTTCGGTTCTCGACAACGTTACAACCGTCCTCCTCCTGACGCCGATGCTCCTCTACATAACCCGCCTCATGGATGTCAACCCGATTCCCTACCTGCTGGCCGAGATATTCGCCTCCAACATCGGTGGAACTGCAACGCTGATAGGCGATCCCCCCAACATAATGATAGGCTCGGCTGCCGGGCTGAGCTTCACTGAGTTCCTCCTGAACATGGGCCCCATAGCGGCCATAGACCTCCTCATAACCCTCGGGATAATATACCTCGTCTACAGGGACGCCATGAGGATAACCCCCACCAAGATGGAAAGGATTCAGTCGACCATCCAGATGCTCAGGGAAGACGAGGCCATAAGGGACCGCTCCCTCTTCCGGAAATCGGTCATAGTGATACTCGCCGTTGTGCTCCTGTTCTTCGTCCACGACAGGCTTGAAATACACCCCGCCGTTGTGGCCCTCAGCGGTGCCTCGGTTCTCCTGCTCTGGAGCAGGATGGAGCCCACGGAGGTTCTTGAAAAGATAGAGTGGACCGCGATATTCTTCTTCATGGGGCTATTCATAATCGTTGGCTCCCTCGTTGAGACGGGGGTCATAGACGACGTTGCCAGGTGGCTCCTCGGCTACGTCAACACAACGGCGGAGGCCATAGTGATGGTCACGTGGTTCTCGGCCATAGCCTCGGCCATAGTTGACAACATACCCCTGACGGCGGCGATGATACCTCTGATAAAATCGATGAGCGCCTCGATGAACGTTTATCCCCTATGGTGGGCGCTCTCCCTCGGGGCCTGCCTCGGTGGAAACGGCACCGCGATAGGTGCGAGCGCCAACATCGTCGTTCTGGGTATCGCCGCCCGGGAGAGGCTCAACATAACCTTCATGGACTTCCTTAAGATAGGCCTTGTGATAATGCTGAGCACGGTTGGTGTGGGTATGGTTCTGATTTGGGTAAGGTACGTAGGGGTGTGA
- a CDS encoding universal stress protein: protein MRILVLVDGSKWSQKAALHAIAIAKKRGSKLTLFSVLDRREAKALAFNMGMLSQDLKNVQRFEEEIWREMKTSIRDIMTNLLELCHQEGVNCSIRIVEGPAKDTILDEANSGKYGLVVMGAYGRSGKTRIGSLLEEVVGSIEPPVMVVR from the coding sequence ATGAGGATACTCGTGCTCGTTGATGGTTCGAAGTGGAGCCAGAAGGCCGCGCTTCACGCGATAGCCATAGCGAAGAAGAGGGGCAGTAAGCTCACGCTCTTCTCCGTCCTCGACAGGAGAGAGGCCAAGGCCCTCGCCTTCAACATGGGGATGCTGAGCCAGGATTTGAAAAACGTGCAGAGGTTCGAGGAGGAGATATGGAGGGAGATGAAGACAAGCATAAGGGACATAATGACTAACCTTCTCGAACTCTGTCACCAGGAGGGTGTGAACTGTTCGATAAGGATCGTGGAGGGCCCGGCCAAGGACACTATACTCGATGAGGCCAACTCCGGAAAGTATGGACTCGTGGTCATGGGAGCCTATGGGAGAAGCGGAAAAACGAGGATAGGAAGCCTCCTGGAGGAGGTCGTCGGTTCGATAGAGCCCCCCGTAATGGTGGTTCGCTAG
- a CDS encoding metalloregulator ArsR/SmtB family transcription factor, which yields MERRNEILQYIKSRPGITFRELARELGIGIGDLQYHLYRLEKEKKVFSRKLGKRRYIFPAGFEKECQRLIIAISTETRRRILLLLMEGPLTQSEIAKRLRLSQPTVSYHMGELVKLGIVDARKEGKSMVYTLSYDPAIIARVIKDYRPSLWEKLADNLIDLLTSVGDEE from the coding sequence ATGGAGAGGCGTAATGAAATACTCCAATACATCAAGAGCAGACCCGGGATAACCTTCAGGGAGCTGGCGAGGGAGCTCGGAATAGGCATAGGCGACCTGCAGTATCACCTCTACCGGCTGGAGAAGGAAAAGAAGGTGTTTTCAAGGAAGCTCGGGAAGAGGCGATACATATTCCCCGCGGGCTTTGAAAAGGAGTGTCAGAGGCTCATCATAGCAATCTCCACTGAGACCCGGAGGAGAATCCTCCTGCTCCTCATGGAAGGCCCCCTGACCCAGAGCGAGATAGCCAAAAGGCTAAGGCTCAGCCAGCCTACCGTGAGCTACCACATGGGGGAGCTTGTTAAGCTCGGCATCGTCGATGCCAGAAAGGAGGGAAAGAGCATGGTATACACCCTCTCATACGATCCCGCGATAATAGCGCGCGTCATAAAAGACTACCGGCCGAGCCTCTGGGAGAAGCTGGCTGACAACCTGATAGATCTGCTCACCAGCGTGGGTGATGAGGAATGA
- a CDS encoding TldD/PmbA family protein, translated as MEALMRRAEELARRYGILYYEIRVTRVTASHLTMQNGQLEELGMNTEVGIGVRAFNGTWGFSSANDMSRAEDAIEAAMKIAKLSKGDSRIYLGDPVRDRAEIRPKKSFLDVDIEDKLALVKETDSLLRGEGISNRSVYYGDGLKEGFYFNSLGSEIETVVPRLRLSFSVTARESGEMQSYWKSFGGTAGWELVEGIDLPYWTEFVKEKALSLLHAQSPPSGEFPVIMDPELTGVFIHEALGHAVEADSVKNGDSILAGKLGERIAVEGLTVVDDPTLPGKFGSYVYDDEGIRARRVEIIKNGVLMSYLNDRETSALLGLEPNGHGRAQGYNYQPLVRMSNTYVEPGDWSFEEMVEEVKDGLYMIGDKGGEVDTANGTFTFGAKEGYLIENGEVKAQVRDVALSGRILDVLRDIRAIGDDLRIEFPGYCGKGQWVPVDDGGPHVLTRALVGGLR; from the coding sequence ATGGAGGCACTGATGCGAAGGGCAGAGGAGCTCGCGCGACGTTACGGTATATTATATTATGAAATACGTGTAACCCGGGTCACCGCATCACACCTCACGATGCAGAACGGCCAGCTGGAAGAGCTGGGGATGAACACCGAGGTGGGCATAGGGGTTAGGGCATTCAACGGGACGTGGGGATTTTCGAGTGCCAACGACATGAGCAGGGCTGAAGATGCCATAGAGGCCGCCATGAAGATAGCGAAGCTCTCTAAGGGCGATTCGAGGATTTACCTCGGCGACCCCGTGAGGGACAGGGCCGAGATAAGGCCGAAAAAGAGTTTTCTGGACGTGGATATAGAGGACAAGCTCGCCCTCGTAAAGGAAACTGACTCGCTCCTCCGGGGAGAGGGCATATCCAACAGGAGCGTTTACTACGGTGACGGCCTCAAGGAGGGATTTTACTTCAACTCCCTCGGGAGCGAGATTGAGACGGTCGTCCCGAGGCTGAGGCTGAGCTTCTCCGTGACTGCCAGGGAAAGCGGAGAGATGCAGAGCTACTGGAAGAGCTTCGGGGGCACCGCCGGCTGGGAGCTGGTCGAGGGAATAGACCTTCCTTACTGGACTGAGTTCGTGAAGGAAAAGGCCCTCTCGCTCCTCCATGCCCAATCGCCCCCTTCGGGAGAGTTCCCCGTGATAATGGACCCCGAGCTTACCGGCGTCTTCATTCACGAGGCCCTGGGGCATGCCGTTGAGGCGGATTCTGTTAAGAACGGCGACAGCATACTCGCCGGAAAGCTGGGTGAGAGAATAGCCGTCGAGGGGCTAACTGTTGTGGACGACCCAACTCTGCCGGGCAAGTTCGGCTCCTACGTCTACGACGACGAGGGGATAAGGGCCAGGAGGGTCGAGATAATAAAGAACGGGGTTCTGATGAGCTACCTCAACGACCGCGAGACGAGTGCCCTGCTCGGCCTCGAACCGAACGGCCACGGCAGGGCCCAGGGCTACAACTACCAGCCCCTCGTGAGGATGAGCAACACCTACGTCGAGCCCGGGGACTGGTCCTTCGAGGAGATGGTCGAGGAGGTCAAAGACGGCCTCTACATGATAGGGGACAAGGGCGGTGAGGTCGACACCGCCAACGGCACCTTTACCTTCGGCGCCAAGGAGGGCTACCTAATCGAGAACGGCGAGGTTAAGGCCCAGGTGAGGGACGTCGCGCTCTCGGGCAGAATCCTTGATGTCCTGAGGGACATCCGCGCCATAGGTGACGACCTCAGGATAGAGTTCCCGGGCTACTGCGGAAAGGGGCAGTGGGTTCCGGTCGACGACGGTGGGCCTCACGTTTTGACGAGGGCCCTCGTGGGGGGATTGAGGTGA
- a CDS encoding TldD/PmbA family protein, whose translation MIDELVRILERKNVEWELYWERGRGGSFRIERERVERSQRKFYSGIGLRIGYRGKLGFSYITGLTHDRGTLEEFVRRTVKLAKVSEVPFRGFPAPSRVPRVDGLYDGRIDEIPFEEAHSLAGEFAAKMRELKDDSLTLSGSIALAVSNYGVANSNGIFFEGKGTGMSVSAYAVKRGERTGSGSYYQAYRSLQPFEELENAIKKSIEEAELSYRAGKVEPHAGEVLLEPEAFRAILGIFLENLFGDGVYYGRSRFSKLGEEVAPEGLRIIDDATIPAGVGSFPFDGEGNPGERTVLVEDGVIRSFLLDETYARLLNMESTGNAVRDFRTMPHIGTSNVVVEAGRDNLEEFEGIVVRRVFGEHTANPVSGDFSLTVELGYILRDGEVVPFRDNMLVGNAFEFLRSIGAIGRKLHRRGSFYSPRVLGTAKLV comes from the coding sequence ATGATAGACGAGCTGGTTAGGATACTCGAGAGAAAAAACGTGGAGTGGGAGCTCTACTGGGAGCGCGGGAGAGGAGGATCCTTCAGGATAGAGCGCGAGAGGGTGGAGCGCTCCCAGAGGAAGTTCTACTCGGGGATAGGCCTCAGGATCGGCTACAGGGGAAAACTTGGCTTCTCATACATAACCGGCCTCACCCACGACAGAGGAACCCTTGAGGAGTTTGTGAGGAGGACTGTGAAGCTCGCCAAAGTTAGCGAGGTTCCCTTCCGGGGGTTCCCCGCTCCATCCAGGGTGCCCCGCGTTGACGGGCTCTACGACGGGAGGATAGACGAGATTCCCTTTGAAGAGGCCCATTCCCTTGCCGGGGAATTCGCCGCCAAGATGCGCGAGCTGAAAGATGACTCACTGACCCTCTCGGGCTCGATAGCCCTTGCGGTCAGCAATTACGGGGTAGCGAACTCCAACGGAATTTTCTTTGAGGGAAAGGGAACTGGAATGAGCGTCTCTGCCTACGCCGTGAAGAGGGGCGAGAGGACGGGCTCCGGTTCGTACTACCAGGCTTACCGGTCGCTCCAGCCCTTTGAGGAGCTTGAGAATGCCATCAAAAAGTCAATTGAAGAGGCAGAGCTCAGCTATCGCGCCGGAAAGGTGGAGCCCCACGCCGGTGAGGTTCTCCTTGAGCCCGAGGCGTTCCGCGCCATTCTGGGTATCTTTCTTGAGAACCTCTTCGGGGACGGTGTTTACTACGGGAGGAGCCGCTTTTCCAAGCTGGGGGAGGAGGTGGCTCCGGAGGGGCTGAGGATAATCGACGACGCGACGATACCCGCTGGTGTGGGGAGCTTTCCCTTTGACGGTGAGGGGAATCCCGGTGAGAGGACGGTCCTGGTCGAGGATGGTGTCATACGCTCCTTCCTTCTCGATGAGACGTACGCACGCCTCTTGAATATGGAGAGCACGGGAAACGCGGTCAGGGACTTCAGGACGATGCCACACATCGGGACGAGCAACGTGGTGGTTGAAGCCGGAAGGGACAACCTTGAGGAGTTTGAGGGCATCGTTGTGAGAAGGGTCTTCGGTGAGCACACCGCCAACCCGGTGAGCGGCGATTTCTCGCTGACCGTGGAGCTCGGTTACATTCTCCGCGACGGCGAGGTCGTGCCGTTCCGGGACAACATGCTCGTTGGGAACGCCTTCGAGTTCCTCCGCTCCATAGGCGCCATAGGGCGTAAACTCCACCGGAGAGGCTCATTCTATTCGCCGAGGGTTCTCGGTACCGCCAAGCTCGTGTAA
- a CDS encoding DUF257 family protein, whose protein sequence is MVSHGIEPIILKIRPGETVLVEYSSVSSPEILLYLISRRFMKAGNPVLIDDISDTFVEYVTRLELMGLDTDDLVGIPVIKIGGSREFGNVVGRVEVDKYSLDFKYYGKIYDKVVPERVVCNPVLGIHKLFVALERQEVIRLVRNISTFVGRKSRFALYFINRDVLEKKTPELLPLLEETASTVLQWEVDRGKYRLRTIKAANDEILGMAVSLNFKDVKKT, encoded by the coding sequence ATGGTATCCCACGGGATTGAGCCTATAATCCTCAAGATTAGACCCGGCGAGACGGTCCTCGTTGAATACAGCTCGGTGTCCTCCCCAGAAATCCTTCTGTACCTGATCAGCAGAAGGTTCATGAAGGCCGGCAACCCGGTTCTCATCGATGACATCTCCGATACCTTCGTTGAATATGTGACCAGGCTTGAGCTGATGGGGCTGGATACTGACGATTTAGTTGGAATCCCCGTGATAAAGATAGGTGGCAGCAGGGAGTTTGGCAACGTTGTCGGGAGGGTCGAGGTGGACAAGTACTCCCTCGACTTCAAGTATTACGGCAAGATATACGACAAGGTCGTGCCTGAGAGGGTGGTATGCAATCCTGTTCTCGGGATACACAAGCTCTTTGTGGCACTTGAGCGGCAGGAAGTGATAAGGCTCGTCCGCAATATCTCGACCTTCGTCGGAAGGAAGAGCCGCTTCGCCCTCTACTTCATAAACCGGGACGTGCTTGAGAAAAAGACCCCGGAGCTCCTGCCCCTGCTTGAGGAGACGGCGAGCACAGTGCTCCAGTGGGAGGTGGACAGGGGCAAATACCGTCTGAGGACAATAAAGGCGGCCAACGACGAGATCCTGGGGATGGCAGTTTCCCTGAACTTCAAGGACGTCAAGAAAACGTGA